The Aquificaceae bacterium genome window below encodes:
- the rplT gene encoding 50S ribosomal protein L20, protein MRVKGPSSRKFKKKILKLAKGFRGQRKNVYRRAKEYVFRALQYQYRDRRQRKRQFRRLWIARINAAVRAHGLSYSKFMHGLSKAGINLNRKMLAEMAVRDPEGFSKIVEKAKEALAQPV, encoded by the coding sequence ATGCGTGTAAAGGGTCCATCCTCAAGGAAGTTTAAGAAGAAGATACTAAAGCTGGCAAAGGGCTTTAGAGGTCAGCGTAAGAACGTATACAGAAGGGCAAAGGAATATGTCTTTAGGGCTCTTCAGTATCAGTATAGAGATAGAAGGCAAAGAAAGAGACAGTTTAGAAGGCTCTGGATTGCTCGTATAAACGCAGCGGTCAGGGCTCATGGACTTTCCTATAGCAAGTTTATGCACGGGCTTTCAAAGGCTGGTATAAACCTAAACAGGAAGATGCTCGCAGAAATGGCAGTGAGAGACCCAGAAGGATTCTCCAAGATAGTGGAAAAGGCAAAGGAAGCGCTGGCACAACCTGTATGA
- the pheS gene encoding phenylalanine--tRNA ligase subunit alpha encodes MIDFQKVQEELEGSIEAVKDLSQLQQLKAKYLGKSGLITQAIARIREVPPEERKEYGLRVNRLKEFAEELFKKKEEELKALEIEKKLSQEWIDLSVPLETELGSLHPITQTMKRIRDIFVSMGFSVMEGPEIELEEYNFDMLNIPKEHPAREMQDTFYVNKEGYLLRTHTSPVQIRAMLSQKPPIYMIAPGKVYRRDDDPTHSPMFHQVEGLAVDRDISFGHMKYTIETFLKEFFEVDVPVRFRASYFPFTEPSAEVDIGCVICGGSGCRVCKESGWLEVMGCGMVHPQVLKNCQIDPEEYQGFAFGMGVERLAMLYFGIDNIKLFYENNLRFLKQF; translated from the coding sequence ATGATAGATTTTCAGAAAGTTCAAGAAGAGCTTGAAGGTAGTATAGAGGCTGTAAAAGACCTCAGCCAACTGCAACAGCTCAAGGCAAAATATCTCGGGAAAAGTGGTCTCATAACCCAAGCCATAGCACGCATAAGGGAAGTGCCACCAGAAGAAAGAAAAGAATACGGGCTTAGGGTAAACAGGCTAAAGGAATTTGCGGAAGAGCTATTCAAGAAAAAGGAAGAGGAGCTCAAAGCCCTTGAGATTGAAAAGAAACTCTCTCAAGAGTGGATTGACCTTTCTGTGCCTCTTGAGACAGAACTTGGAAGCCTTCATCCTATAACTCAGACCATGAAAAGAATAAGGGACATCTTTGTTAGTATGGGTTTTTCTGTAATGGAAGGTCCAGAGATAGAGCTTGAAGAGTATAACTTTGACATGTTAAACATTCCGAAGGAGCATCCTGCAAGAGAGATGCAGGACACCTTCTATGTAAACAAAGAGGGCTATCTCTTAAGGACGCACACCTCTCCTGTCCAAATAAGAGCCATGCTATCTCAGAAACCACCCATATATATGATAGCACCGGGCAAGGTCTACAGAAGAGATGACGACCCAACCCATTCGCCTATGTTTCACCAAGTGGAAGGGCTTGCGGTAGATAGAGATATAAGCTTTGGACACATGAAATACACTATAGAGACCTTTTTGAAAGAATTTTTTGAAGTGGATGTGCCTGTCCGTTTTAGGGCTTCTTACTTTCCTTTTACAGAGCCTTCTGCAGAAGTAGACATAGGCTGTGTTATATGTGGTGGTAGTGGGTGTAGAGTTTGCAAAGAAAGCGGGTGGCTTGAGGTGATGGGCTGTGGCATGGTTCACCCTCAAGTCCTTAAAAATTGCCAAATAGACCCAGAAGAGTATCAAGGTTTTGCCTTTGGTATGGGTGTAGAAAGGCTTGCCATGCTCTACTTTGGCATAGACAACATAAAGCTCTTTTATGAAAACAACCTAAGGTTTCTCAAACAATTTTAG
- a CDS encoding MFS transporter: MLEDFTPQERKVVLSITFAVMVRMLGLFLLLPVLSPYLRTLEGATPTLIGLAIGIYGLAQALLQIPFGYLSDKYGRKPIIFVGMITYALGSFMAGLVSNIWSMVFARFLQGFGAVSSAMIALSADLTREEVRTRAFAHIGASIGLSFALSLTVAPVLAGKFGVPFLFFLTAFLSLVATALLMLKVPEPSQRSKEREINPSIKNITLLLTDRNQLFLNFSIALTHALMVLIFTVVPYELVYLHNYPKIKHWEIYLPTIVIALAIMVPAVILAEKRGRFKEVFMLAVMFLGFSFLSFTFIENFWGIVFMVLFFFIGFNILEALVPSLLTRLTHKDLRGLSLGFFNTTQFLGAFAGGMWGGYVLKHGYMYMISLALLLVSIWGLFALLWFKDLKLPLKLETTKG, encoded by the coding sequence ATGTTAGAAGACTTCACACCACAGGAGAGGAAGGTAGTTCTTAGCATAACCTTTGCGGTTATGGTGCGTATGCTCGGTCTTTTCTTGCTTCTTCCTGTTCTTTCTCCTTACCTTAGGACTCTTGAAGGAGCTACTCCAACGCTTATTGGTCTTGCCATAGGCATATACGGTCTTGCACAAGCCCTGCTTCAGATACCCTTCGGATATCTCTCCGATAAGTATGGAAGAAAGCCCATTATCTTTGTAGGCATGATTACATACGCTCTTGGGAGTTTTATGGCTGGTCTTGTGTCAAACATATGGAGCATGGTCTTTGCCCGTTTCCTACAAGGTTTTGGTGCGGTATCCTCTGCTATGATAGCTCTTTCTGCGGACCTTACAAGGGAAGAGGTAAGGACAAGAGCCTTTGCCCACATAGGTGCTTCCATAGGGCTTAGCTTTGCTTTGAGCTTAACAGTAGCTCCAGTTCTTGCTGGCAAGTTTGGAGTTCCCTTTCTCTTTTTCCTTACTGCCTTTTTGAGCCTTGTGGCAACCGCATTGCTTATGCTAAAAGTTCCTGAGCCTTCCCAGAGGTCTAAAGAGCGGGAAATAAACCCATCTATAAAAAACATCACTCTTCTCCTCACAGACAGAAACCAGCTCTTTCTTAACTTCTCCATAGCTCTGACTCATGCCCTTATGGTCCTTATATTTACCGTAGTGCCTTATGAGCTTGTGTATCTGCATAACTATCCTAAAATAAAGCATTGGGAGATATACTTACCTACGATAGTTATAGCCCTTGCCATCATGGTCCCTGCGGTAATACTTGCAGAAAAGAGAGGTAGGTTTAAAGAGGTGTTTATGCTTGCGGTTATGTTCCTTGGATTTTCCTTTCTTTCCTTTACCTTTATTGAAAACTTCTGGGGGATAGTTTTTATGGTGCTTTTCTTTTTCATAGGCTTTAACATACTTGAGGCTCTTGTGCCGTCCCTACTTACAAGGCTAACACACAAAGACCTGAGAGGTCTTTCTCTTGGATTTTTCAACACTACCCAGTTTCTTGGAGCTTTTGCAGGTGGTATGTGGGGAGGCTATGTATTAAAGCATGGCTATATGTATATGATAAGCCTTGCACTTCTTTTGGTGTCCATATGGGGACTGTTTGCTCTTTTATGGTTTAAAGACTTGAAACTGCCTCTAAAATTAGAAACTACAAAGGGGTAG
- the murF gene encoding UDP-N-acetylmuramoyl-tripeptide--D-alanyl-D-alanine ligase, with translation MLLTTLELAKLLGGRHIGKPASFSGFSIDSRSVQEGQLFVAIKGKVHDGHDYALQAIQKGAVGVICERELELPKDTPQIVVESALEALRRFASWKRENFKGKVVAIAGSAGKTTTKELTAFLLSKVGRVCKTPRNYNSQIGVPLSVANFEEDCDFWVVEMGASQKGDVKRLVELVKPHIRAITAIGEEHLETFGCLDDVVLGNGEVFYQMQEEDCGICPAYVSHCYHIPRKLVFGDGKFKAKDLKLSEEGVSFIVDGVQVFIPVPSLAIVENTLCALAILEALGIDWKGLCGHLADFHPVEGRFRILRKQNLLLIDDTYNANPPSVRMALRSLSLFNDKKIAVLGDMLELGADSEKYHREVGRLCAELGIDVCLFFGENMRHAYEECRKLKEECFFFKSHEQILRWLLWNVHEKAVILFKGSRGMSMEQLVEGMINGKAC, from the coding sequence ATGCTGTTAACTACTCTTGAGTTAGCTAAGCTTCTTGGAGGAAGGCATATTGGGAAGCCTGCTTCTTTTAGTGGTTTCTCAATAGACAGCAGAAGCGTGCAAGAGGGTCAGCTATTTGTGGCAATAAAAGGCAAGGTCCACGATGGACATGACTATGCCTTGCAGGCAATTCAGAAGGGAGCGGTGGGGGTTATCTGTGAGAGAGAGCTTGAGCTTCCTAAGGATACTCCTCAAATAGTGGTGGAAAGTGCCTTGGAAGCTCTAAGAAGGTTTGCGAGTTGGAAAAGAGAAAACTTTAAGGGAAAGGTTGTTGCCATTGCAGGGTCTGCAGGCAAAACCACTACGAAGGAACTTACCGCCTTTTTGCTTTCTAAGGTAGGAAGGGTTTGCAAAACGCCCAGAAACTACAATTCTCAAATCGGTGTCCCTCTCTCTGTAGCTAACTTTGAAGAGGATTGTGATTTCTGGGTTGTAGAGATGGGTGCAAGCCAAAAGGGAGATGTAAAGAGGCTCGTGGAACTGGTAAAGCCACACATAAGGGCAATAACTGCCATAGGCGAAGAGCATCTTGAGACCTTTGGATGCCTTGATGATGTGGTGCTTGGAAACGGCGAAGTGTTTTACCAGATGCAGGAGGAAGATTGTGGCATATGCCCTGCTTATGTATCTCACTGCTACCATATACCCAGAAAGTTGGTTTTTGGAGATGGCAAGTTCAAAGCGAAAGACCTAAAGCTTTCCGAGGAGGGTGTGAGCTTTATAGTGGACGGAGTGCAAGTCTTTATTCCAGTGCCAAGTCTTGCGATAGTAGAGAATACCCTCTGTGCCCTCGCCATACTTGAGGCTTTGGGAATAGACTGGAAGGGTCTTTGTGGACACCTTGCGGACTTTCATCCAGTGGAAGGTCGCTTTCGTATCCTAAGGAAGCAAAACCTACTACTCATAGATGACACATATAACGCAAACCCTCCTTCTGTAAGGATGGCTCTGAGAAGTTTGAGCCTTTTCAATGATAAAAAAATTGCGGTCTTAGGTGATATGTTAGAGCTTGGAGCGGACTCTGAGAAATACCATAGGGAAGTGGGAAGGCTTTGTGCAGAGCTTGGTATAGATGTTTGCCTTTTCTTTGGAGAGAATATGAGGCATGCCTATGAAGAGTGTAGAAAACTTAAGGAAGAGTGCTTCTTTTTTAAATCTCATGAGCAAATCCTTCGCTGGCTTCTTTGGAATGTTCATGAAAAAGCTGTTATACTTTTTAAAGGTTCAAGAGGTATGAGTATGGAGCAGTTAGTGGAGGGGATGATTAATGGCAAAGCTTGTTGA
- a CDS encoding TolC family protein — MRIAVLLITLLSLALARELELREAIELAIRNNYLIKSAQRDIKAQELELKAARGAFFPRIKVEETFTRTDMPAYAFMSKLNQERITMQDFDPARLNNPKAINNFETRFTLEVPIWLGGKVQSAQKMAEYEYRAVSLEAERRKEEVIRQVYNAYMDAVLAKESIKVAEQAVKDAMEHLRLAEQMHKVGLALLSDVLRAKVYLSKAEENLQKAIRGYQTAKKGLELVVGVPLGDFEVQEVAHCPQIDINYLREKVQNRKDIKALEERLKMLEEAYRFTLSDNLPQVFAFAQYFLNSKDHPFGADGKGYLAGVSVSWTFDTGLTTLRRAQANLERRASLQERLKLLRDSALFDLNRSYAEYENALDMLRSAEDRIRASQEVLRIMELRYRNGLARMVDILDAQTELDKARLERVQAINACHKAYMEVLYSAGYVEEVKR; from the coding sequence ATGAGAATAGCGGTTCTCCTTATAACGCTTTTGAGCTTGGCTTTGGCAAGGGAGCTTGAACTAAGAGAGGCTATAGAGCTCGCCATTAGAAACAATTACCTTATAAAGTCCGCACAGAGAGATATTAAGGCTCAGGAGCTGGAGCTAAAGGCGGCAAGGGGTGCTTTCTTTCCCAGAATAAAGGTGGAAGAGACCTTCACAAGAACCGATATGCCAGCCTATGCCTTTATGAGTAAGCTCAATCAGGAAAGGATAACTATGCAAGACTTTGACCCTGCAAGACTAAACAACCCAAAGGCTATAAACAACTTTGAGACAAGGTTTACCCTTGAAGTTCCCATATGGCTTGGTGGCAAGGTGCAGTCTGCGCAGAAAATGGCGGAGTATGAATACAGAGCTGTGAGCCTTGAGGCGGAAAGAAGGAAAGAAGAGGTTATAAGGCAAGTATACAACGCTTACATGGATGCGGTGCTTGCCAAAGAAAGCATCAAGGTCGCAGAGCAGGCAGTCAAAGATGCAATGGAGCATCTTAGGCTCGCAGAGCAGATGCATAAGGTTGGTCTTGCATTGCTCTCTGACGTGTTAAGAGCAAAGGTATACCTCTCAAAGGCTGAGGAAAACTTACAGAAGGCTATAAGAGGCTATCAGACCGCAAAGAAGGGTCTTGAGCTTGTGGTGGGTGTTCCTCTTGGAGACTTTGAGGTTCAAGAAGTAGCACACTGCCCACAGATAGATATAAACTATCTAAGAGAAAAGGTTCAAAATAGAAAAGACATAAAGGCTCTTGAAGAAAGGCTTAAGATGCTTGAAGAAGCCTACAGGTTTACCCTTTCAGATAACCTGCCACAAGTTTTTGCCTTTGCACAGTATTTTCTTAACTCAAAGGACCATCCCTTTGGTGCGGACGGCAAGGGCTATCTCGCAGGTGTAAGCGTGTCCTGGACCTTTGACACAGGGCTTACAACCCTAAGAAGGGCTCAGGCAAACTTAGAGAGGAGAGCAAGCCTTCAGGAAAGGTTAAAGCTCCTTAGGGATTCTGCGCTCTTTGACCTCAATAGGTCTTATGCGGAGTATGAAAACGCACTTGACATGTTAAGGTCTGCAGAAGACAGAATAAGGGCAAGTCAAGAGGTTCTAAGGATTATGGAGCTAAGATACAGGAACGGACTTGCCAGAATGGTAGATATTTTGGACGCTCAAACGGAGCTTGATAAGGCAAGACTTGAAAGAGTTCAGGCAATAAACGCATGCCATAAGGCTTATATGGAGGTCCTTTACAGTGCAGGTTATGTGGAGGAGGTGAAGAGATGA